Part of the Pseudodesulfovibrio mercurii genome is shown below.
TGACGCCGTCGTCCAGGTACTTCTTGGGCGCGTGTTCGGCGCCGGGGTGCGTGTTGCCGTGGGGGTGGCCGCCGGGGTGCCCGCCGGGATGGCCCTCGGGCGGACAGCCGGTCATGGGGTGGCCGGGATGATTCTGGTGTTCGCTCATATTATTTCAGTACCTTGAGAACGTCTTCGGTGAAGTAGGAGAGGATCAGGTCCGCCCCGGCCCGCTTGAAGCCGACCAGGGATTCCATGACCACGGCCTGTTCGTCGATCCAGCCGTTCAGGGCGGCGGCCTTGATCATGGCGTATTCGCCGCTGACCTGGTAGGCGGCCACCGGGGTGTCGAAGTTGTCGCGGACCAGCCGGACGATGTCCAGGTAGGGCTGGCCGGGCTTGACCATGAGGATGTCCGCGCCTTCCTCCAGGTCGGCGGCGGCTTCGCGCATGGCCTCGCGGGCGTTGGGCGGGTCCATCTGGTAGGTCTTGCGGTCGCCGAACTTGGGCGCGCCCTCGGCGGCCTGGCGGAACGGGCCGTAGAAGGCCGAGGCGTACTTGACCGCGTAGGACATGATCGGGACGTCGGTGAAGCCCTCATCGTCCAGGGCCTGGCGGATGGCGGCCACGCGGCCGTCCATCATGTCGGACGGGGCGATGACGTCGGCCCCGGCCCGGGCCTGGGACACGGCGGTCCGGGCCAGCAGGTTCAGGGTCGGGTCGTTCAGGACGCACTGGTTCTGGACCATGCCGCAATGGCCGTGGGAGGTGTACTCGCACAGGCAGGTATCGGCCATGACGATCAGCTCGGGCCAGCGCGCCTTGAGCCGCCGGGTGGCCTTCTGGATGATGCCGTCGTCGTCGTAGGCCCCGGAGCCCAGCTCGTCCTTGGAGGCCGGGATGCCGAAGAGCATCAGCGCCTTGAGCCCGTTGTCCACGGCCTCGGCCACTTTGAGTTCCAGCTGCTTGAGGGAGAGCTGGTACTGGCCGGGCATGGACGGGATTTCCTTCTTGAAATTCTCGTCCTCGGTGTCGATGACGAAGTAGAGCATGATCAGGTCGTTGGCCGTGACGGCATGCTCCCGCACCAGTTCACGCATGGCGGCCGAGGTGCGCAGCCTGCGTCCGCGATAGAAATCCATGGGTATCATGTGTCCGCTCCAGGAAAGAGATTCAGTTTGCCTTGTCTTATACCGGTCCGCCCGCCGCCGCAAGGAGGCGGGGCGACGCGCGCCCGTCAACGGCGGAGTAGGGGGACGGCGGGGAAAAAGGCCGGGGGAACCTTCGGAGTTCCCCCGGCCTCGGGATGGACGTGCTTAGAGCTTCTCGCCGGTGATCTCTTCGTCGGTGAGGTAGCAGGCGGGGTCCTGGGCCCAGAAGTCGCCGTAGTAGGCCTCGGCCCGGGCGCGGAAGTTGCCGCCGCAGATGTTCAGGAAGCGGCATCCGGCGCAGCGGCCGCCCACATGGGGGCGCTTGTCCTTGAGCATGTGGAGCAGCTCGATCTTCGGGTCGGTCCAGATCTCGGAGAAGGGCCGTTCCAGGACGTTGCCGAAGGTGTGGTGGCGCATGAACTGGTCGGCGTGGACCTTGCCGTCCCAGGAGATGCAGCCGATGCCCCGGCCCGAGGAGTTGCCCTCGTTCCACTTGAGCAGTTCGAGCACCTCGGCGGCGCGCTCCGGGTCCTCCTTGAGGAGCCGGTAGTAGACCAGGGGGCCGTCGGCGTGGTTGTCCACGGTCAGGACCTCCTTGGGCAGCCCCTTGTCGAACAGGGCGCGGGTGCGGTCCATGATCAGGTTGACCACGTCGCGGGTCTCCTGGTGGTTCAGGTCCTCGTTGATCAGCTCGGAGCCCCGGCCGGAGTAGACCAGGTGGTAGAAACAGATGCGCGGGATGTCCATCTGCTCGATGAGGTCGAACAGGTGGGGAATCTCCACGGCGTTGCGCTTGTTGATGGTGAAGCGCAGGCCGACCTTGAGGCCTTCGGCCTTGCAGTTCTCGACGCCCTGGAGGGCCTTCTTGTAGGCGCCCTTGACGCCCCGGAACTTGTCGTGGACCTCCTCGTTGCCGTCGATGGAGATGCCCACGTAGGACAGGCCGACTTCCTTGAGTTCCTTGGCCTTGGTCTTTGTGATCAGGGTGCCGTTGGTCGAGATGACCGCGCGCATGCCCTGGGTGGTGGCGTACTTGGCCAGCTCCACCAGGTCCTCGCGGACCAGGGGTTCGCCGCCCGAGAAGAGCAGGACCGGCGCGCCGAACTGCGCGAGGTCGTCGATCATCTCCTTGGCCTGATCCGTGGAGATGGGGTCCTTGTGCCCGCTCGGGTCGATGGCCTGGGCGTAGCAGTGGACGCATTTGAGGTTGCACCGCTGGGTCATGTTCCAGACCACGACGGGCTTCTTGTCCTTGGAGAATTGAAGCAGGTGGGACGGCAGCTGCCCGGATTCGCGGTTGTAGCGCAGGGCGTCGGAAGCTTCCACGGCGCCGCAATACAATTTGGAAATGCCTATCATTAATATACCTCTCAGGTGAAATGAAGGTCTCTCAGGTAGCACACAAAATGCGCGGTGTAAAAGACGAAAAAAGAGGCCAGGTCCGGCCCCCGTCGCGTGCCTGAAGGCGAAGATAAGAACTATTCCCGGAAAGTCAAGAAATCATTGCAGGGCCTGGGCTGCGAGGCGAATCTCAACCCTTCGGTTTCGCTGTTGATCCGCTGCCGTGGTCCCCTCGGTCAGGGGGCGGGATTTGCCGAAGCCCACGGCCTCGATGAGGTCCGGGTTGATGTGCCACTTGTCCACCAGATAGGACTTGACCGCCTCGGCCCGCTGCTTGGACAGGGTCAGGTTGTATTCGGCGCCGCCCGAGGCGTCGGTGTGTCCGCCCACGATGATGGAGCGGCCCTTGAACTCGGGCGAGTTCAGGGTCTCGCCCAGGGCGTCGAGCACGGCCAGGGACGCGGGCTGGATGGTCGCCTTGTCGAAGTCGAACTGGATGTTCAGGTCCACGCCGGAGATGCCCGGGCGGGGCGCTTCGTCCTCGGCGGGTTCCTTCCTGGCGGCCGCGCCCTGGACCGGCTGTCCGGCGGGCGCTGCGGCCGGGGTTCCGGCGGTCTGTTCGGGCGGGAGGTCCCGCCCCTGCGCGGTTGCCGAAGGACCGGCCTCGAGCCCGGCCTTCACCGCCTCCGGGGTGGAGGCGTAGGGGTAGGTCGCGTCCGGGTCGGGCAGCCACGCCTTGAGGGGTACGGCCATGTCCCTGGCGATGGCCCGGATGATCTGGTCGAAGGGGCTGTGGGACATGCGCGTCTCGTGGACGAAGTAGATGAAGTCCTCGGGGTCGCGCTGCTCGATGCTGGCCGACTGGAGCATGGTCCAGAGGCGGGTGCCGCTGCCCGCGGCGAAGACGTCCACCTGGATGGTCACGGACGAGTCGTCCAGGGTGGTGCCGTCATAGAAGTAGGGCACCTTGCCCGTGACCAGCAGGTCCGCGCCGCGCCGCCGGGCCGTTTCCAGGGCCGAGGAATAGCCCTCGTAGCCGTAGCCCGGGGCCAGCTCCATGGTCGTGAACAGGCGCTCCTCGGTCCAGACGTTGAAGAATATCTGCGTGAAGGAGGCGGACAGGGCGGTGTGGTCCGAGTTCTCCTGCTGGATGATGAACGGGTGGAAGTAGGCGGTCAGGGGGGTGTACTGCTTGCCCTTGGGGTGCACGGCGACTTGGAGCGCCGATTTCCTGACGGGCGCGTCGGTGTAGACCTTGGTCTGGTCGGTCAGGGACAGGTCCACGTGAGAGCACGCGGCGATAGTCAGCAACAAGCTGAAAAGGAAAGCTTTTTTCATGTCATTCACCGGCTGATGGTTGATGCCGCCCCGGCCCTTCCGCCGGGTTTGCGACGGGGCCGGAATCCTCGGCGGGATCAGAGCAATATGTATGCCGGTAAAACTACTGGAGGGTCTGGGTCGGCGAGGGCGCGGACTCGATGGACTCCAGGAGCTGCTCGCGCGACTCCTGGAGTCCCTGTCTGAGGAGCAGCTTCTTGCCGGTGGAGAGCTTCCGGAACTCGGGCCGGTCGGCCAGTTCCGAAAGCCGCTCCATCTCGACGATGACGCTGCGGATGAGCTTGTGGATGTCGCGCTCCTTCGGGTTGAGCTGGGAGGCGAGCAGGGCCAGGTCGCGGATCTCCATGGCCATGCGCTTGAAGGCGCGCGGGTCGGTCTGGCGGGCCAGCTTGCGGTGGGCCTTCCAGGTCTCAACCTTCCGTTTGAACCAGCCGATCATGGACCCTCCCTAGACGGTCGGCATCTGGCCCTTGAGCATGAGCAGGGCCATGATCATGCCCAGCAGCAGGGGCAGCAGAAGCACGGGGATGACCTTGCCGTAGGTCGTCTTGTGAATGTATTTCAGGCCGATGGCGGTCAGGACCAGTCCCCACAGGGCGTAGAGGAACATCCAGCCCGCCATGAACTCCACGGTGAACAGGGGGATGATCCCGGTCATCATGGGCGCGTAGGCGTAGGCCACGGCCCGGAAGGAGCCCTCGAACCCCTTGTCGCCCGCCTTGAGCACGCTGAGAATGGCGTGGTAGAACCCGGCGATGACGAACAGGGACAGGGCCACGAAGGCCGGGGTGAGCAGCAGCTCGAACAGGCCGTTGGTGGCGTCGTAGGGCACGGCCTGGAACCCCTGCCCGGAGACGTCCACGCCCGGCGTCAGCCCGACCACGCCCCAGGCGTACTGGGCCACGGTCTGGATCAGGGAGACCAGGATGGCGAAGGTCAGGGGCTTGGACAGCCCGTTGCCCACGGGCATGACCGAGAAGAACAGGCGCGGCGAGAACAGGACCAGCTTCAGGGTCAGGAACAGGCCGTGGAAGAAGCCGTAGCGGTCCAGCTGCTCGAAGGGCGGCGGCACCTGCATGGGGGCCTCGTCCTCGTCGTCGTTCAGGAACTCGTCCTGCATGGGATCGGGGAAGTCCTCGTTGAACTCGCCGGTCCAGCCGGGCACGGGCTGCTGGTCCCGGGCGGAACCCTGCCGCTCGTCGCGGGATTCGCCGAAGGGATCGCCGTAGCGCCCGTCTTCGGCCTCGTCCCTGGGCTCGTCGCGCACGGTGCGGGGCTTGTCGGGCGGGGTCATGGTGTGCAGCCGCTGCCACAGCTCGTCGCCGTTGCCCTTGTCCGGGTCGGGCAGGTCCGGGAAGGTCTTGTCCTCGGGCTCTTCGGCCCGCTCAGGATGTGGCGGGGCCGGGGGGCGCAGTCCGCTTCCTATCACGGGCGGGGTCCTGGTCTTGATCCGGGGGGCGGTGGCTTGGCGTGCGGCCGGTTCGGGTTCGGCGGCCGGTTTCGGGGCGGCGGCCTGTTCGGGCTCCTCAATGAGGAAGTCCTCTTCCGGCAGGTCGCGGAACTTGAACTTTGTCTGGCATTTCGGGCAGGTGGCCACCTGGGAGCGGGCGGGAATCTTGGTCTCGTCCACTTCGCGGGTGAACCTGCATTCTGGGCATGTTATCTGCATTGTCGTTCCTTGAAGGACATGAATATCATCGATGATCGGTCGTATACATTTTGTAGGTCAGAATCAAGCGATCTGCAATGGGCGGCGCATCAGGCCGGATTTTCCTCCAGCAGGAGCATGGACAGGGAACCCACCAGGAAGGTCGCCTCGGACAGCAGGGCGCGCGGGATGGTCGGGTAGTCGTCGCTGAGCACGTGGCGGATGCGGCCGCCCGAGGCCGCGTCGAACCGTTCGAGCTTGGCGGCCAGTGCGTCCGGGGACTTGCGCAGCCGACTGTAGTGCAGGATGGGCGCGTCCAGGACCAGGGCGGTGCGCCCGGTCACGCCGGTCAGCCGTTCGTGCACGGGCCGGGTGAAGCGCACGCCGTCCTCGTTGCGGAAGAGGCGCAGCTGCAGATCGGGCCACAGCCCGTAGCCCGCCTTGCAGCGGGTCTCGTCCGGGTAAAGGGTCATGCGCGGGAACCAGCAGGCGGTCAGCCGTTTCACCAGCATGCAGGCCGTGAGCAGCCCCCAGACGTCCTCGCTGAACCGCTCGTCGCCGTCCAGGAACAGGACCCAGTCGCCCTCGCAGTGGCCGAGCACGTGGTTGCGCTGGGCGGCGAAGTCGTCCAGGGGGCGGGCCAGGTGGCGCACCGGGGCGGCGCAGGCGATGTCCCGTTCGGGCACTGCCGCCGCGTCCCAGGCCACGACCACTTCCTTCACCCAGTCCGGGAACTGGGCGAAGAAGCCGTCGAGGTCCGGTTCGTCCGGGGCCAGGATCACGCCCACGGACAGGTCCGGGGCCTGGACGCCCACGTGGCTCAGATACGAGCTGTTGATGGCCTGGTGTGGTTTGGCGCTGCCGAACAGCCGTTGGAGATTGCGGTACCGGGCGCGTTCGTCCCCGTCCAGGGAGGGGTTCAGGGCCAGGGCCGCGTTGTCCGGGCGGACCCCGCTCATGGCCAGGACGTAGATGTGGGCCCAGGGCGAGGTGTCGGCCAGGACCAGGGTGCGCGCGTCCCGCCCGTTCCACTCGGGGTGGGCGGCCAGGAAGGCGCGGGCCGTGGCCGTGGCGGTCTCGCAGACGATGAGCCGGGCCGATTCCGGCAACCCGGCGGCCAGGGCCAGGGCGTGCTCGCCGTCACCCAGGCCGAACAGAACCAGGGTCTCGCCCCGGCTCTTGTCCAGGATGCGCAGGGAGCGCTCGGCAAAGGCGGCCGTTTCGGCGGGGTCGGCGGGGGCTGTGGCCGGGGGAGTGGGCGGCGCAACGGTCTCGTCCCGGAAACCGAAGGCCAGGACCGTGGCGGTATATTCCTTTATCAATGCGTTGTTCATTGCGTGATTCCTTTGCGTCGGAGCAGGTCCAGGTACACGGCCTCGAGCCTGCGGGCGATGGTCTGCATGCGGAACAGGCGCGCGGCCTTGTCCCGTCCGGCCCGGCCCATGCGCCGGGCCTCGTCCGGGTGGGAAAACAGGTAGTTGAGAGCCCGTGCATACTCTTCCGCGCTGCGGGCCACAAGCCCGGTGACGCCGTGCTCCACCAGTTCGAGCTGGGCGTTGTCGCGCATCCCCCGGCTCGGGTGGGTGACCACGGGCAGGCCGCAGGCCATGGCCTCGGCGATGGCCAGGCCGAAGGACTCGCCCGCGTCGTTGGCGTGGGCCAGGACCGAGACCCCGTCCAGGAAGGCGGCGATCCCGGCGTCGGTCTCCACCTGGTCGTGGAAAAGGACGTTGCGCTCCAGGCGGTGCGTGCGGACGAAGTCCACGGCCTCGGGGATGCCGCCGATGACGTGGTAGCGGAAGTCCGGCACGTCGCGCACCAGGCCGGGCAGGAAGTCCAGGGCGATGCGCGACCACTTGCCGGGATCGGGCCGGGAGATGCGTCCGGCCACGGGGCGGGAGAAGTCCCGGTCAGGGGCGGCGGTTCGGGCGAGGAAGTCCGTGTCCACGGGGTTGTAGAGCCAGCCGTAGCGGTCCGGGGAAAGGGGCTCGCCGAGCACGTGGGCGTAGCGGGCCAGGCAGAAGCGGGAGACGAACAGGGTGTGGTCGATGATCCCGGCCTGGGGACTGGGGTCGTCGCGGCCGAAGACGTTGGTCTCCACCACCACGGGCACACGGAAGCGCTTGAGGGGCACGAGCAGGTTCGGTTCGGGCCATCCGGCGCGGTGCAGGTGCACGATCTGCGGCCGGAAGCGCTTGAGCGTGTCGAGCAGGCTGGGGCCGATGTACGTGTCCACGCCCGCCGCGCGGATCTGCGCGGCGCGCGGCCCGTCCACCGGGCTGTAGACCGCCGGGGTGAACCGGGCCGGGTCGAGGTTGGTCACGAAGAGTTGCATGACCTTCTCCGTGCCGCCCAGGCCCAGGGATTTGATCACGTGGAGCACGCGCACAGGGGATGCAGTCATGGCGGCAAGGTGACACATGCCGCATGTGTTGTAAACGTCCGTCTATGATGCAATGGAAACGGCCCCTTGCGGGGCCGTTTGCGTCACCGGTTGGCGTTGTTGTAGGCGTTGGCCGCGCGGAACTTGGCCGCCGCCGCGCCGCTGCGCAACGGGGCGGGCGAGACCGGCGCCGCGGGCTGGGGCGCGGGCTGGGCCGCCGGTTTCGCGGCGGGCTTGGCCTGCTGGACCGGCCGGGCCTGCTGCGGGGGGACCTGTGCGGGCATGACCGGGGGCGCCGGGGGGACCGGCGGGGCAACGGGCCGGGGGGCGCCCATGGACACGGTGTCGCCGGGAGCCGCCTTGCCGTCGTGTATGGGCACGATCTGGGCGTAGGCCGAGCGCAGGCCGTCCAGGATCTTGATGACGTCGTCGATCATCCGGTTGTCCAGGCGGATATTGGCCTTGACCAGCTGGGTGGTGCAGAACATGTAC
Proteins encoded:
- a CDS encoding glycosyltransferase family 4 protein yields the protein MTASPVRVLHVIKSLGLGGTEKVMQLFVTNLDPARFTPAVYSPVDGPRAAQIRAAGVDTYIGPSLLDTLKRFRPQIVHLHRAGWPEPNLLVPLKRFRVPVVVETNVFGRDDPSPQAGIIDHTLFVSRFCLARYAHVLGEPLSPDRYGWLYNPVDTDFLARTAAPDRDFSRPVAGRISRPDPGKWSRIALDFLPGLVRDVPDFRYHVIGGIPEAVDFVRTHRLERNVLFHDQVETDAGIAAFLDGVSVLAHANDAGESFGLAIAEAMACGLPVVTHPSRGMRDNAQLELVEHGVTGLVARSAEEYARALNYLFSHPDEARRMGRAGRDKAARLFRMQTIARRLEAVYLDLLRRKGITQ
- a CDS encoding OmpA family protein, whose translation is MKKAFLFSLLLTIAACSHVDLSLTDQTKVYTDAPVRKSALQVAVHPKGKQYTPLTAYFHPFIIQQENSDHTALSASFTQIFFNVWTEERLFTTMELAPGYGYEGYSSALETARRRGADLLVTGKVPYFYDGTTLDDSSVTIQVDVFAAGSGTRLWTMLQSASIEQRDPEDFIYFVHETRMSHSPFDQIIRAIARDMAVPLKAWLPDPDATYPYASTPEAVKAGLEAGPSATAQGRDLPPEQTAGTPAAAPAGQPVQGAAARKEPAEDEAPRPGISGVDLNIQFDFDKATIQPASLAVLDALGETLNSPEFKGRSIIVGGHTDASGGAEYNLTLSKQRAEAVKSYLVDKWHINPDLIEAVGFGKSRPLTEGTTAADQQRNRRVEIRLAAQALQ
- the ahbC gene encoding 12,18-didecarboxysiroheme deacetylase gives rise to the protein MIGISKLYCGAVEASDALRYNRESGQLPSHLLQFSKDKKPVVVWNMTQRCNLKCVHCYAQAIDPSGHKDPISTDQAKEMIDDLAQFGAPVLLFSGGEPLVREDLVELAKYATTQGMRAVISTNGTLITKTKAKELKEVGLSYVGISIDGNEEVHDKFRGVKGAYKKALQGVENCKAEGLKVGLRFTINKRNAVEIPHLFDLIEQMDIPRICFYHLVYSGRGSELINEDLNHQETRDVVNLIMDRTRALFDKGLPKEVLTVDNHADGPLVYYRLLKEDPERAAEVLELLKWNEGNSSGRGIGCISWDGKVHADQFMRHHTFGNVLERPFSEIWTDPKIELLHMLKDKRPHVGGRCAGCRFLNICGGNFRARAEAYYGDFWAQDPACYLTDEEITGEKL
- a CDS encoding YIP1 family protein, which encodes MQITCPECRFTREVDETKIPARSQVATCPKCQTKFKFRDLPEEDFLIEEPEQAAAPKPAAEPEPAARQATAPRIKTRTPPVIGSGLRPPAPPHPERAEEPEDKTFPDLPDPDKGNGDELWQRLHTMTPPDKPRTVRDEPRDEAEDGRYGDPFGESRDERQGSARDQQPVPGWTGEFNEDFPDPMQDEFLNDDEDEAPMQVPPPFEQLDRYGFFHGLFLTLKLVLFSPRLFFSVMPVGNGLSKPLTFAILVSLIQTVAQYAWGVVGLTPGVDVSGQGFQAVPYDATNGLFELLLTPAFVALSLFVIAGFYHAILSVLKAGDKGFEGSFRAVAYAYAPMMTGIIPLFTVEFMAGWMFLYALWGLVLTAIGLKYIHKTTYGKVIPVLLLPLLLGMIMALLMLKGQMPTV
- the hemB gene encoding porphobilinogen synthase; translation: MIPMDFYRGRRLRTSAAMRELVREHAVTANDLIMLYFVIDTEDENFKKEIPSMPGQYQLSLKQLELKVAEAVDNGLKALMLFGIPASKDELGSGAYDDDGIIQKATRRLKARWPELIVMADTCLCEYTSHGHCGMVQNQCVLNDPTLNLLARTAVSQARAGADVIAPSDMMDGRVAAIRQALDDEGFTDVPIMSYAVKYASAFYGPFRQAAEGAPKFGDRKTYQMDPPNAREAMREAAADLEEGADILMVKPGQPYLDIVRLVRDNFDTPVAAYQVSGEYAMIKAAALNGWIDEQAVVMESLVGFKRAGADLILSYFTEDVLKVLK
- the fliS gene encoding flagellar export chaperone FliS — translated: MANPAKAYLATQIETTTQGELLLMLYEAAIKFLKQAKREIDNRDYAKKGIYISKAMAIIHELSESLNKEKGGEITPKLGQLYMFCTTQLVKANIRLDNRMIDDVIKILDGLRSAYAQIVPIHDGKAAPGDTVSMGAPRPVAPPVPPAPPVMPAQVPPQQARPVQQAKPAAKPAAQPAPQPAAPVSPAPLRSGAAAAKFRAANAYNNANR
- a CDS encoding glycosyltransferase, whose amino-acid sequence is MNNALIKEYTATVLAFGFRDETVAPPTPPATAPADPAETAAFAERSLRILDKSRGETLVLFGLGDGEHALALAAGLPESARLIVCETATATARAFLAAHPEWNGRDARTLVLADTSPWAHIYVLAMSGVRPDNAALALNPSLDGDERARYRNLQRLFGSAKPHQAINSSYLSHVGVQAPDLSVGVILAPDEPDLDGFFAQFPDWVKEVVVAWDAAAVPERDIACAAPVRHLARPLDDFAAQRNHVLGHCEGDWVLFLDGDERFSEDVWGLLTACMLVKRLTACWFPRMTLYPDETRCKAGYGLWPDLQLRLFRNEDGVRFTRPVHERLTGVTGRTALVLDAPILHYSRLRKSPDALAAKLERFDAASGGRIRHVLSDDYPTIPRALLSEATFLVGSLSMLLLEENPA